Proteins found in one Zea mays cultivar B73 chromosome 1, Zm-B73-REFERENCE-NAM-5.0, whole genome shotgun sequence genomic segment:
- the LOC100284951 gene encoding flavonoid 3-monooxygenase, with translation MEMELDPFLGVVLATAVLLVAVLRRKRGSSRKYKMPPGPRPWPVIGNLNLIGALPHRSIHALSARHGAFMSLRFGSVPVVVGSSVEAARFFLRTSDTSFIDRPRMAAGKYTAYDYSDIVWSPCGAYWRQARKLWKAHLFSDRQLRSQEHVRSEELRVLLRALSSSSSAGAAGRGRRAVALKEHLLMYSLNVISRMALGGKYVGEGGTAGSPISPAEFSWMVDELFLLNGVFCVGDFIPWLGWLDLQGYVGRMKRLGKMFDRFLEHVVDEHDQRRRREGGGFVPADMVDLLLELADDPKLEVPIERDGVKGFALDLIAGGTDSTAVTIEWAMSELLRKPEVLAKVTEELDGVIGHGRLVTEQDIPDLPYLEAVVKETLRLHPVTPLLAPRLCREDASTGSYDIPRGTLVFVNVWAIGRDPAVWGHDAEEFRPERFVGSAVDVKGHDLELLPFGSGRRMCPGYVLGLKMVQVTLANLLHAFSWRLPDSVAPEKLNMQEKFGLAVPRLVPLEAVAVPRLPPHLYAGP, from the exons ATGGAAATGGAACTAGACCCTTTCCTGGGCGTCGTGCTCGCCACCGCCGTCCTCCTCGTCGCCGTCCTCCGCCGGAAGCGCGGCTCCAGCCGCAAGTACAAGATGCCACCCGGGCCTAGGCCGTGGCCGGTGATCGGCAACCTCAACCTGATCGGCGCGCTCCCGCACCGCTCCATCCACGCGCTCTCCGCGCGGCACGGCGCGTTCATGTCGCTCCGCTTCGGCTCCGTCCCCGTCGTCGTCGGCTCCTCCGTGGAAGCGGCCAGGTTCTTCCTCAGGACCAGCGACACGTCGTTCATCGACCGCCCCAGGATGGCGGCCGGGAAGTACACCGCCTACGACTACTCCGACATCGTCTGGTCGCCCTGCGGGGCGTACTGGCGCCAGGCGCGCAAGCTCTGGAAGGCCCATCTGTTCAGCGACAGGCAGCTCAGGTCGCAGGAGCACGTCCGCAGCGAGGAGCTGCGCGTCCTGCTGCGCGCCCTGTCGTCGTCGTCCtccgcgggcgcggccgggcgcggccggCGGGCCGTCGCGCTCAAGGAGCACCTGCTCATGTACAGCCTCAACGTGATCTCGCGCATGGCGCTGGGCGGGAAGTACGTCGGCGAGGGCGGCACCGCGGGCTCGCCGATCTCGCCGGCCGAGTTCAGCTGGATGGTCGACGAGCTCTTCCTCCTCAACGGCGTGTTCTGCGTCGGGGACTTCATCCCGTGGCTCGGCTGGCTGGACCTCCAGGGCTACGTCGGGAGGATGAAGAGGCTGGGCAAGATGTTCGATCGCTTCCTGGAGCACGTGGTGGACGAGCACGaccagcggcggcggcgggaggGCGGCGGGTTCGTCCCCGCGGACATGGTGGACCTGCTGCTGGAGCTCGCCGACGACCCCAAACTCGAGGTCCCCATCGAACGGGATGGCGTCAAGGGATTCGCGCTG GACCTGATCGCTGGCGGCACGGACTCCACGGCGGTGACCATCGAGTGGGCCATGTCGGAGCTCCTGCGGAAGCCCGAGGTCCTCGCCAAGGTCACCGAGGAGCTGGACGGCGTCATCGGCCACGGCCGCCTGGTCACCGAGCAGGACATCCCGGACCTGCCGTACCTGGAGGCCGTCGTGAAGGAGACCCTCCGCCTGCACCCGGTGACGCCGCTGCTGGCGCCGCGGCTGTGCCGCGAGGACGCGTCCACGGGCAGCTACGACATCCCGCGGGGCACGCTCGTGTTCGTCAACGTCTGGGCCATCGGCCGCGACCCCGCCGTGTGGGGCCACGACGCGGAGGAGTTCCGCCCGGAGAGGTTCGTCGGCAGCGCCGTGGACGTGAAGGGCCACGACCTGGAGCTGCTCCCGTTCGGGTCCGGCCGCCGGATGTGCCCGGGCTACGTCCTCGGGCTCAAGATGGTGCAGGTCACCCTGGCCAACCTGCTGCACGCCTTCTCGTGGAGGCTGCCTGATAGCGTGGCGCCGGAGAAGCTGAACATGCAGGAGAAGTTCGGGCTCGCCGTGCCGCGCTTGGTCCCGCTCGAGGCCGTCGCCGTGCCCAGGCTGCCACCACACCTGTATGCCGGGCCATGA